In Pararge aegeria chromosome 27, ilParAegt1.1, whole genome shotgun sequence, one genomic interval encodes:
- the LOC120635692 gene encoding craniofacial development protein 2-like: MIIQVYAPTEQSDPMEINKFYDDLSEILKGHQNKYLVMMGDFNAQVGDRISTEEFVLGKYGFGKRSKNGQKLIQFLLENNLILLNSIFKKNVKSKWTWVSPDGKYKNEIDYITSNYRKAFTNVSVIQNLNFNTNHRMVRAEINVRQPKTSRKNFSHQKYIKLNNTNDAITETNKSLHETIIQTSYQSLGVSEKYNKIEKVLKGIPIKLRSAKTSSLSEKTKNLIKLRRIALQGQNKKENLRKVAEISKKIRESMRRDRKIWRLERLEHHIKKTGGRGKALKELRETGKEWIAKIKKNNKTITKRREIY, encoded by the coding sequence ATGATAATACAAGTCTACGCTCCCACAGAACAATCAGACccaatggaaataaataaattctatgaTGACCTATCTGAAATTCTAAAGGggcatcaaaataaatatctagtaATGATGGGAGATTTTAATGCCCAGGTGGGAGATAGGATTAGCACAGAGGAATTTGTCTTAGGAAAATACGGTTTCGGTAAAAGAAGTAAGAACGGGCAGAAATTAATTCAGTTCTTACTAGAAAATAACCTGATACTCTTAAatagcatatttaaaaaaaatgttaagagCAAATGGACTTGGGTATCACCTGAcggaaaatacaaaaatgaaattGATTACATTACAAGTAACTACCGTAAGGCCTTTACTAACGTAAGtgttatacaaaacttaaactttaacACAAACCATCGGATGGTTAGAGCGGAAATAAATGTACGACAACCAAAAACGTCAAGGAAAAATTTCAGTCAccagaaatatattaaattaaataatactaacGATGCAATCACAGAAACAAATAAATCACTACATGAGACAATCATTCAGACTTCGTACCAATCTCTAGGTGTATCAGAAAAATATAACAAGATAGAGAAAGTACTGAAAGGAATACCAATAAAGTTAAGAAGCGCTAAAACTAGTAGTCTAAGTGAAAAAACTaagaatttgataaaattaaggAGGATTGCATTACAAGgccaaaacaaaaaagaaaacctcCGCAAGGTGGCCGAAATCAGCAAAAAAATTAGAGAAAGCATGAGACGTGACAGAAAAATATGGAGGCTCGAGAGATTAGAGCACCACATAAAAAAGACAGGCGGAAGGGGAAAAGCTTTAAAAGAACTAAGAGAGACAGGAAAGGAGTGGATAgcgaaaataaagaaaaataacaaaaccatAACGAAAAGGAGAGAAATATACTAG